From the Polaribacter huanghezhanensis genome, the window TTTCTAATTTGATGAATTTTTCTCCGTCATAGGGATGAATTTCTACTGCCAAATTATACTTACTAGCCAATTCAAAAATAGGCTCATTTTCTTCATCAAAAATACAACGCCACGTTCCGATAGTATCCATATAATGTGTTGGCAAACACAACAAACGCATTCCTAATTGTTCTACACAACGCTCAATTTCCCAACAAGCTCCTTGAACAAATCCTGGGTGCACTACAAATCCACAAGTAAATTTAGAAGGATTCTCTTGTTGAATTCTCGCATTAAAATCGTTTTGAAAACGCAATGCTTGTTTCATTTCTTCTACACGCAAACCATTTCCGTACAATTGAGATAAATTCAAAACGACCGCATGATCAATCTTAAAACGCTCCATCCATTCTAATTTTTCATCTAAGAAAAAGCTAGAATCTGTAACGGGTCTGCTCCAATCTTTTTGAAGCATAAATTTACGGTCTTTATCCACCCAAAAAATTCCTTTGTCTTTCATAAACTGTGGAATCTCTTCTGGATAGGGCAATAAATGTGAATGTCCATTGATACGTAATTTTCTTTTTTCCATCTTCTGTCATTCCTGTGAAAACAGGAATCTCATTTTAAAATAGTTAGTATTTAATAGTGAATTCCTGCCTCCGCAGGAATGACACTTTTTATATCTTTCTTGGCGCCTCCATAACAGTTCCACAATGATCACAAGTACATTTCTCTTTATCAGAATAATACTTGTCAAAAATTATTGGCATATCTGTTTCAATATTATCCAACGCAAATTTTTCTCTATACAATTGATTTCCACAGTTTTCACAATACCATTCCAACGCATCTAACATTTCTTTAGAACGTGGATATTCGATGACCAATCCAACAGTATTTGCTTTTCGTTGTGGAGAATGTGGCACTTTTGCTGGCAACAAATACATATCACCTTCGTTGATTGCTACATCTTGAGATTTTCCATCAACAATAATTTTTAACACCATATCACCTTCAACTTGATAAAAGAATTCTGGCGTTTCGTTATAATGATAATCTTTTCTAGCATTTGGACCTCCAACAACCATCACAATATATTCTCCGCTATCCCAAACACATTTGTTCCCAACAGGCGGTTTTAATAAATGACGATGTTCATCAATCCACTTTTTAAAATTTAAAGGTTGTACTAAATTCATATTATAGATTTTTAGATTATTGGATATTTAGAATCAAAAGATAAGATTTCATTTAAAACTACCTCAACTCTTTTTACTCTATTCTTTATTCTTTTTTTGGCGTTACCTAAAAGTCGGGCTTTCTCCTATATCTTTTTATGGTCATTGCGAAGAAAGTTTTTCGCTTTCTGTGGCAATCTCAAATTTATAAAGAGATTACTTCGTTTTACTCGTAATGACGCTCTTTACAAACTGACATAAAAAGGATGCCGCTTCAATCCCTAACGCAAGAATCCGTTAAATTTACAAACTTTTTGTTCTTCCTCCATCAACAGGAACATTAATTCCGTTGATAAAACTTGCTTTCTCGCTTGCTAAAAACACTACCGCATTGGCAATCTCTTCTGGTTTTGCAAAACGTTGAGCAGGTGAAGCTTTTTTCATTGCAGCTGCAACCTCATCAAAAGTTTTCCCTGTCTTCGCTGATTTATTCTTGATAATTTCATTCAACCGCTCTGTTCCTGTTGCTCCTGGCAATACATTGTTTACTGTAATTCCGAATTCTCCTAATTCATTTGCCAAGGTTTTTGACCAACTTGCCACAGCTCCTCTGATGGTATTTGAAACTCCTAATCCATCCAAAGGTTGCTTTACAGAAGTTGAAATAATATTGATAATTCTACCAAAACATTTTGTTTTCATAAACGGAGCAACTGCTTGCACCAATACGTGATTGCATTTTAAATGTTGCGTAAACGCACTTTCAAATTCTTCTAATTTGGCGTTAAAAATGGGGCCACCGGCAGGCCCGCCAGTATTGTTAACCAAAATATGAAATTGCAACGCAGAAGCTTCTAACTTTTCTTTCAATGCTTTCGGATTCGAAAAATCTGCCACTAAATAACTATGACATTGATTATTATTCGGCAATTCTGCTAAAACTGCTTTTAATTTCTCTTCATTTCTTGCAACCAACGTTACATTTACGCCTTCTGCTGCCAATGCCATTGCTGATGCTTTTCCAATTCCTTGTGTACTTCCGCAGACTAAGGCATTTTTATTTTGTATTTCTAAGTTCATTTTTTCTGTCTGGTCGAGCGCAGTCGAGACCTAATTAATGTCACAATAAAACAATAACCTCTCGACTGCGCTCGAGGGGACAAATTACTATTCGTATTTTATACATATATTTTTTGCTTCGGTAAAGAAACGCAAAGCTTCAAAACCTCCTTCTCTACCAACTCCGCTTGCTTTTGAACCACCAAAAGGTGTTCTTAAATCTCGTAACATCCACGTATTTACCCAAACAATTCCTGTTTGTAATTGCTTCGAAAACTGCATCGTTCTGTTTAAATTATTGGTCCATAATGTTGCAGACAATCCGTAAGTTACATCGTTTGCTAATTGTAATGCTTCTTCATCCGTTTTAAAAGACATCATCGTTACAACAGGACCAAAGACTTCTTCTTGATTAATTCTGCATGAATTATCTTGTACTTCAATTATAGTTGGTTGAAAATAATATCCATTCTCATATCCAGGAACAGTTACTTCCAAACCTCCACACAAAACTTTTCCGCCTTCATCTTCAGCAATTTTGACATAACTTTCTACTTTTTCTAAATGTGATCTTGATACTAATGCTCCAATATTTGTGCTTTTTTCTGATGGGTGACCAACTTGTAATTGCTTTACTTTTTGCACAAAATCTTTCTTGAATTTTTCATAAATAGATGCTTCTACAAAAATTCTGCTTCCGCATAAGCAAATCTGACCTTGATTAGCAAAAGAAGAACGCACTGTGGTTTCTAACATCTTATCATAATCGCAATCTGCAAAAATAATATTCGGGTTTTTTCCTCCTAACTCTAACGATAATTTCTTAAACATCGGTGCTGCAACTCTTGCAATATGTGCTCCCGTTTGTGTTCCGCCAGTAAAAGAAATTGCTTTGATGTTTGGATGTTCTACAATTGCTTGTCCAGTTGTTGTTCCCAAACCGTGCACAATATTTAAAACGCCTTTTGGGAGACCAGCTTCTGTACAAATTTCTCCTAATAAATATGCTGTCATCGGAGTTACTTCACTAGGTTTTGCAATTACGCAGTTTCCTGCTGCAATTGCCGGAGCAATTTTCCAAGTAAATAAATACAACGGTAAATTCCAAGGAGAAATACAACCTACAACTCCGATTGGTTGACGCAACGTAAAATTCACAGCATCCAATCCAACACTTTCATGAGATTCTGATGCAAACTGTGTAATAGCATTTGCAAAAAACTGAAAATTTGCTGCAGCTCTAGGGATATCAATTGCTGTCGCTAGCGAAATAGGTTTTCCGTTATCTTTAGATTCTGCTTCTGCTAAAAAGTCTAATTTTTCTTTTATTAATTCTGCAATTTTGGATAGAATTTTACTTCTAGTTCCTAAAGTTGTATTTGACCACTGACTAAATGCAGATTGGGCAGCGTTATAAGCTAAATCGATGTCTTCAACAGTTGAATTCGGAATCTGCCCATAGATTTCTCCATTAGATGGATTGTAATTATCCAACCAATTATTATTAATTGGGTTTACAAATTCTCCGTTGATGTAGTTTTTTATCTTTTGCATAAGGCTTTTAGCTTTAGGCTTTAGGCTTATAAGCCGTCACCTTAATTTCAACAACCAAATCCGGATGCGGCAATTGATGTACAGCAACGGTTGTTCGTGTTGGTCCAGTTTCTTTATTAAAAAATTCTGCATACGCTTTATTATAACCTGCAAAATCATTCATATTTACTAGAAACGTAGAAACATCAACCACATCTTTTATACTCGCGCCTACTGTTTTTAAATTGGTGTCAATATTGTTTAAGACTTCTCTAGTTTGAGTTTCAATATTTAAGAATTTCGTTCCCATTTCATCAATAATATCAACTCCAGCTATTGTATTGTCTGGTCTTCGAGAACTTGTTCCTGACACAAAAATAAAATCTCCCACCACTTTTATGTGTGGATATGCGCCTCTTGGTGTTACTTTTTTTTCTTCCATTTTTTATGCTTTCGCTAATTCTAATAACTTTAAAGTTGTTCTTAAATTACGAGAAGTTGCTGTTACTTTTAATTTTTTTTCAAATAGATTATTTGTCAATTTTGTATTCCCCATTCCTGACGGGCAATAAATATACGCAACATCATCTATAATTGTATACACATCATCATTGGTTGCATTTACTTCAAACGTTTTTTCTTTCGGAATATCACTTAAAAATGCAAAACCCAAAATTTTATGATTCTCTGTTGGATACGGATTATTTGCAATCGCCTTTTCCCATTCATCAATTGTTCTTGCTAAAACCGGAACATCGTACCCAAATTTTGAAGCAATTCCTTCTTTTATTTTTTGACAAACATTTGATTTTATTTCATCAGCATCTAAAATGATATTTCCACTTTGAATATATGTTTTTACATTTTGAAATTTTAATTTATTTAAGAGCACTCGTAGTTCTGACATCGGAAGTTTATTTTTTCCTGATACATTTATTCCACGAAGTAGTACTATATACGTTTTCATTAATTCAATCCTATTGTCCGTTCGAGCGCAGTCGAGAACTCTTTATTCGTTATTTGGTTTATATTTATGATGCGTAGCATTTCTACATTCGGATAATATTTCTAACATATCATAATTTCCATTTGCCAGAGCTATCTTTTTCCCTTTACTCCATTTCTTAATTTTCTTCTCAAAATAAATTGCTTGTTCTACATCATTAAAAACTTGATTAAATATCAATTCTAAAGGTCTTCTTTTAAATGTAAAACAATTTCTATTCAATCCTTTTTGATGCTCTTTAAATCTCCTTTCAACGTTATTTGTTATTCCTGTATACAGAAAACCATCAGAACATTTCAACATGTAAACATAATACGTTTTCATAATAACCTCTCGACTGCGCTCGAGGAGACATTTTGTTAAATTTTATAACCCCGCTATTTTATCTTCATTTAAAATTTCGTTTGTTTCCTGCTTCACTTGTTCTAAAACGATCTGTAATTCTTCTTTTGTCATATCGAGCGAAGTCGAAATATCATCATCAGCAATTAAATTCAATAATGCTTTGTCTTGCGCGCGTCCTTTTTTCATGGCTTCATCGTACGAAATGTTTTCATTAAAAGTAACCATAGAATATTTTGAAAAATATTCAGTCGGAAAATTTTTCTCCAAATCCATTTCTATTTTTCGCTTCTCTTTGAATAACGGATTTGCAACATGATCTTTCATCTCATAAAAATTATCAATCGCTAAATCTGCAATGGCATCTGTATCTTGTTTTCTTGCTTTTTCAAACGATTTAAAAACAGTTTCCCAATTGCCTACTTCTCGTCTGCGCTCGAAATTATTCAAAATTTCATCAAAAACGGTAACATCTTCAAAAGAAGCATTCATTCCTTGTCCGTAAAACGGAACAATTGCGTGCGCAGCATCACCCATTAAAATGGTGTTTTTTTGATAAGACCAAGGCGAACATTTTACAGTTCCTAAAGCGCCAACCGGATTGTTTGAAAACTCATCTTTTATACTTGGAATTAAAGTCAAGGCATCCGGAAATTCATTTTCAAAAAACGCTGTAATTTTTTCTTCGGATGTTAAATTATTGAAATTATATTCGCCTTCATCATAACTTAAAAAAAGTGTGACAGTAAAACTTCCGTCCATATTTGGCAATGCAATTAGCATATAATCGCCACGAGGCCAAATGTGTAAATGATCTTTACTTATTTGATGTTTTTTGTTATTTCCTGCAGGAATTTCCAATTCTTTATATCCGTGCGTTAAGTATTCTTGCGAATAACTAAACAAAAATTTACGCTCCAAATAATAACTTTTACGCAAAATAGAACCAGCACCATCTGTTCCAAAAATAACATCGGCATTTACAGAAAATTCTTGTTTAGATTCATAATCTTCAAAATGTGCAACAGTATTCTCAATATCTACAGCAATACATTTTTTATTGAAATGAATGTTTACATTTTCGTGCTTTTCTGCTTCAGTTAATAAAATTCCGTTTAAATCTCCACGAGAAATCGAATTGATATATTCTCCTTCTCTACCTGAATAATTAGAAGCAAATGTATTTCCTTTTGTATCGTGCATTAAACGTCCGTACATCGGAATACAAATTGCCTTTGCTTGCTCTTCTACTCCAGCCAAACGCAAGGCTTTAAATCCGCGATCTGACAAGGCTAAATTAATGCTTCTTCCAGCAGAAATATCGATTTTTCTTAAATCTGGTCTGCTTTCATACACGTCTACTTTATACCCTCTTTGTGCTAAACGCAATGCTAAAAGCGAACCGCATAATCCAGCACCGATTATTAATATGCTTTCTTTTTTATTCATTTATTCTTATGTCTGTTCGAGCGCAGTCGAGAGCTAATAAATACCTCTCGACTACGCTCGAGGGTACATTCTTACTTTTAATTACAACAATCCTTTTAAAACTTCCACCATTCTATACACATCTTCAAAACTGTTATACATTGGCACAGGTGCACAACGAATTACATCGGGTTCTCGCCAATCTGTAATGATATTATTTTTGGTTAGCTTTTGATGCAACCTTTTATCCGCATTTTTTACTTGAATTGATAATTGGCAACCGCGTTCTTTTGGATTTTTTGGCGTGATAATTTTTATTTCATCTGAATCAATCTCATTAATTAAAAATTCAAAATAACCAGTTAATTTTTCTGATTTTTTACGCAATGCTTCCATGCCAACTTCGGCAAACATATCTAAAGAAGCTTTAATTGCTGCCATCGATAATATGGGCGGATTGGACAATTGCCAACCTTCTGCTCCTGGCATTACATCAAAGGGTTGACGCATATTAAAACGTGTTTCTTTGTTATGATTCCACCAACCTGAAAAGCGCGGTAACTCTTTATTATATCCATGTTTTTCGTGCACAAATAACCCGCCCAAACTTCCTGGACCAGCATTTAAATATTTATACGAACACCAAGCTGCAAAATCGACTCCAGAATTGTGTAAATCTGGAGAAATATTTCCAGCTCCGTGCGCTAAATCAATTCCGACAAAACATTTTTTTGAATGACCAATTTCTGCAATTCTTTTTAAATCTAATGATTGTCCTGTGTAATAATTGACGCCGCCAATTAACAATAATGCAATTTCATCGCCTTGTTCAGAAACGATGGTTTCTAAATCTTCAATGTTTAATAAATCTTCTCCTTTTCTTGGTTTCCACTCTATCAAACCTTCATCAACATCAAATCCGTGGAATTTTAGTTGCGATTGCACCGCATATCGATCCGAAGGAAAAGCATCTGATTCAATGACAATTTTATATTTGGTTTTTTTTGGTTGATAAAAAGACACCATTAACAAATGTAAATTGGTTGTTAAGGTATTCATAACCACAACTTCTATCGGTTTTGCACCAACAATTTCTGCCATGTTTTCAGTTAACAATTCGTGATATGACATCCAAGGGTTTTTGGCTTCAAAATGTCCTTCTACTCCGTACTTTGCCCAATCGTCTAATTCTTGCTGAATATATTTTTGTGTATTTTTTGGTTGTAATCCTAAAGAATTTCCTGTAAAATACAACCAATCATTTCCGTTTTTATCTTTCGGAATATGAAATTGTTCACGTAAATATGAAAGTTCATCTTCTGTATCTTGTTGTTTTGCGTATGCGAATGTGTTTTGGTAAATCATCAAAAAAATGGTTATCCCCAAATATAAGATTATTCGAGAAATCAATTTGAATATTTTAGCTATTTTGTACATTAGCAAAAAATCTATCAGATGAAATCTATCAAAGTTCTTTTTGTTTTACTTTTCACC encodes:
- a CDS encoding amidohydrolase family protein, encoding MEKRKLRINGHSHLLPYPEEIPQFMKDKGIFWVDKDRKFMLQKDWSRPVTDSSFFLDEKLEWMERFKIDHAVVLNLSQLYGNGLRVEEMKQALRFQNDFNARIQQENPSKFTCGFVVHPGFVQGACWEIERCVEQLGMRLLCLPTHYMDTIGTWRCIFDEENEPIFELASKYNLAVEIHPYDGEKFIKLENTSWRFHLIWMLAQCADAYHFLTLNGYQDKYPGMRVCFAHGGQLAQINLGRRIQGFDGRPDLFEGKTHPRKAVGHKNIFFDTLVHDTGGLQLLIKNQGSKQVLMGLDDPYPLGEMESEIQSSYPGKILDLAIKQGIISETERDEIWDDNVLQWIFGDDKKGKQELIKKILS
- a CDS encoding 3-hydroxyanthranilate 3,4-dioxygenase; amino-acid sequence: MNLVQPLNFKKWIDEHRHLLKPPVGNKCVWDSGEYIVMVVGGPNARKDYHYNETPEFFYQVEGDMVLKIIVDGKSQDVAINEGDMYLLPAKVPHSPQRKANTVGLVIEYPRSKEMLDALEWYCENCGNQLYREKFALDNIETDMPIIFDKYYSDKEKCTCDHCGTVMEAPRKI
- a CDS encoding SDR family oxidoreductase; translated protein: MNLEIQNKNALVCGSTQGIGKASAMALAAEGVNVTLVARNEEKLKAVLAELPNNNQCHSYLVADFSNPKALKEKLEASALQFHILVNNTGGPAGGPIFNAKLEEFESAFTQHLKCNHVLVQAVAPFMKTKCFGRIINIISTSVKQPLDGLGVSNTIRGAVASWSKTLANELGEFGITVNNVLPGATGTERLNEIIKNKSAKTGKTFDEVAAAMKKASPAQRFAKPEEIANAVVFLASEKASFINGINVPVDGGRTKSL
- a CDS encoding aldehyde dehydrogenase, whose translation is MQKIKNYINGEFVNPINNNWLDNYNPSNGEIYGQIPNSTVEDIDLAYNAAQSAFSQWSNTTLGTRSKILSKIAELIKEKLDFLAEAESKDNGKPISLATAIDIPRAAANFQFFANAITQFASESHESVGLDAVNFTLRQPIGVVGCISPWNLPLYLFTWKIAPAIAAGNCVIAKPSEVTPMTAYLLGEICTEAGLPKGVLNIVHGLGTTTGQAIVEHPNIKAISFTGGTQTGAHIARVAAPMFKKLSLELGGKNPNIIFADCDYDKMLETTVRSSFANQGQICLCGSRIFVEASIYEKFKKDFVQKVKQLQVGHPSEKSTNIGALVSRSHLEKVESYVKIAEDEGGKVLCGGLEVTVPGYENGYYFQPTIIEVQDNSCRINQEEVFGPVVTMMSFKTDEEALQLANDVTYGLSATLWTNNLNRTMQFSKQLQTGIVWVNTWMLRDLRTPFGGSKASGVGREGGFEALRFFTEAKNICIKYE
- a CDS encoding RidA family protein — its product is MEEKKVTPRGAYPHIKVVGDFIFVSGTSSRRPDNTIAGVDIIDEMGTKFLNIETQTREVLNNIDTNLKTVGASIKDVVDVSTFLVNMNDFAGYNKAYAEFFNKETGPTRTTVAVHQLPHPDLVVEIKVTAYKPKA
- a CDS encoding DUF1697 domain-containing protein codes for the protein MKTYIVLLRGINVSGKNKLPMSELRVLLNKLKFQNVKTYIQSGNIILDADEIKSNVCQKIKEGIASKFGYDVPVLARTIDEWEKAIANNPYPTENHKILGFAFLSDIPKEKTFEVNATNDDVYTIIDDVAYIYCPSGMGNTKLTNNLFEKKLKVTATSRNLRTTLKLLELAKA
- a CDS encoding GIY-YIG nuclease family protein; translation: MKTYYVYMLKCSDGFLYTGITNNVERRFKEHQKGLNRNCFTFKRRPLELIFNQVFNDVEQAIYFEKKIKKWSKGKKIALANGNYDMLEILSECRNATHHKYKPNNE
- a CDS encoding FAD-dependent oxidoreductase → MNKKESILIIGAGLCGSLLALRLAQRGYKVDVYESRPDLRKIDISAGRSINLALSDRGFKALRLAGVEEQAKAICIPMYGRLMHDTKGNTFASNYSGREGEYINSISRGDLNGILLTEAEKHENVNIHFNKKCIAVDIENTVAHFEDYESKQEFSVNADVIFGTDGAGSILRKSYYLERKFLFSYSQEYLTHGYKELEIPAGNNKKHQISKDHLHIWPRGDYMLIALPNMDGSFTVTLFLSYDEGEYNFNNLTSEEKITAFFENEFPDALTLIPSIKDEFSNNPVGALGTVKCSPWSYQKNTILMGDAAHAIVPFYGQGMNASFEDVTVFDEILNNFERRREVGNWETVFKSFEKARKQDTDAIADLAIDNFYEMKDHVANPLFKEKRKIEMDLEKNFPTEYFSKYSMVTFNENISYDEAMKKGRAQDKALLNLIADDDISTSLDMTKEELQIVLEQVKQETNEILNEDKIAGL
- the kynU gene encoding kynureninase, whose protein sequence is MIYQNTFAYAKQQDTEDELSYLREQFHIPKDKNGNDWLYFTGNSLGLQPKNTQKYIQQELDDWAKYGVEGHFEAKNPWMSYHELLTENMAEIVGAKPIEVVVMNTLTTNLHLLMVSFYQPKKTKYKIVIESDAFPSDRYAVQSQLKFHGFDVDEGLIEWKPRKGEDLLNIEDLETIVSEQGDEIALLLIGGVNYYTGQSLDLKRIAEIGHSKKCFVGIDLAHGAGNISPDLHNSGVDFAAWCSYKYLNAGPGSLGGLFVHEKHGYNKELPRFSGWWNHNKETRFNMRQPFDVMPGAEGWQLSNPPILSMAAIKASLDMFAEVGMEALRKKSEKLTGYFEFLINEIDSDEIKIITPKNPKERGCQLSIQVKNADKRLHQKLTKNNIITDWREPDVIRCAPVPMYNSFEDVYRMVEVLKGLL